From one Streptomyces sp. NBC_01478 genomic stretch:
- a CDS encoding DnaB-like helicase C-terminal domain-containing protein: MGLPTGIRTLDDALGGLQPGRFYLVAAAPGAGSSLIATAAARTSALDQHQPVLYAASGLTRADIAARIVAAHLPVDYRRLRAGRLTPTEQDDTAALHHHLASAPLYIDDGTDLTTDAIAESVPDLPGLALVVVDRLQTTEDPRVPLSGPVQITDAAQALAHLARTHELPVLAAVDTDDPQLIAALSLDITIILTRDADQIHATITERDLGPQATLTLHADLAHARITDPATPYASPTTPAPPPAASLHTPAQPPQVPLPAPTSPPPDPTPTQPAPTAHTAAARRPSPRPATAPPPSEGGYANRDYSYFTGMITRAVDEALHDHDGDITAATEALVKKAVPNAMALFEATRVGGNYEHTVYPETLEFLRKKTKDGADEIWEGRHNWTNTHLTDALQNGTHPPITVNALDTNASFLSAFKTHLPIGALIHDPHGGFDPKRSGVYHLPTRPTWHHTDLPDPIGNRREDGPVLLDDATIRLLIRCARLGLCEAPHITECWTSGTSEGLLEKFRRVLTEARTNAIKADDMVTVEYIKSMYSKFTSTIGESSVNRDIRRPDWMHIIRSQAFANLWYKSHRAHGNGLTVVRVRGTDELHVAGDWRTVFTEGRLTTQMKQKDQYPLPRKSAR, translated from the coding sequence ATGGGCCTCCCGACGGGCATCCGTACCCTGGACGACGCCCTCGGCGGCCTCCAGCCCGGCCGCTTCTATCTCGTCGCCGCCGCCCCAGGCGCCGGATCCAGCCTGATCGCCACCGCCGCCGCACGCACCAGCGCCCTCGACCAGCACCAACCCGTCCTGTATGCCGCATCCGGACTCACCCGAGCCGACATCGCCGCACGCATCGTCGCCGCGCACCTGCCTGTCGACTACCGCCGCCTGCGAGCCGGCCGCCTTACCCCCACCGAGCAGGACGACACCGCAGCCCTCCACCACCACCTCGCCTCAGCCCCGCTGTACATCGACGACGGCACCGACCTGACCACCGACGCGATCGCCGAAAGCGTCCCGGACCTGCCCGGCCTGGCCCTCGTCGTGGTCGATCGTCTGCAGACCACCGAAGACCCCCGAGTGCCGCTGTCCGGCCCGGTCCAGATCACTGACGCCGCCCAGGCCCTCGCTCATCTGGCCCGCACCCACGAGCTCCCCGTCCTCGCCGCCGTCGACACCGACGACCCCCAGCTGATCGCCGCGCTCAGCCTCGACATCACCATCATCCTGACCCGCGACGCCGACCAGATCCACGCCACCATCACCGAACGCGACCTCGGCCCGCAGGCCACCCTCACTCTCCACGCCGACCTTGCCCACGCCCGCATCACCGACCCGGCCACCCCCTACGCCAGCCCCACCACCCCAGCGCCGCCACCGGCCGCGAGCCTGCACACCCCCGCACAGCCCCCGCAGGTGCCACTCCCCGCCCCCACCAGCCCACCCCCGGACCCCACGCCCACCCAGCCCGCCCCGACAGCCCACACCGCCGCCGCCCGCAGGCCATCGCCCCGCCCCGCCACCGCCCCACCTCCGTCCGAGGGCGGCTACGCAAACCGGGACTACAGCTACTTCACCGGCATGATCACCCGCGCTGTCGACGAAGCCCTCCACGACCATGACGGTGACATCACCGCCGCAACCGAAGCCCTGGTGAAAAAGGCCGTACCGAACGCAATGGCCCTGTTCGAAGCAACCCGCGTCGGCGGAAATTACGAGCACACCGTCTATCCGGAAACCCTCGAATTCCTCCGAAAGAAAACCAAGGACGGCGCCGACGAAATCTGGGAAGGCCGCCACAACTGGACCAACACCCACCTCACGGACGCCCTGCAAAACGGCACTCACCCCCCGATCACCGTCAACGCCCTCGACACCAACGCCAGCTTCCTGTCCGCCTTCAAGACCCACCTGCCCATCGGCGCCCTCATCCACGACCCCCACGGTGGCTTCGACCCCAAACGCTCCGGCGTCTACCACCTCCCCACCCGCCCCACCTGGCACCACACCGACCTGCCCGACCCCATCGGCAACCGCCGCGAAGACGGCCCCGTCCTCCTCGACGACGCCACCATCCGCCTCCTCATCCGCTGCGCCCGCCTCGGCCTGTGCGAGGCCCCACACATCACCGAATGCTGGACCTCCGGCACCAGCGAAGGCCTCCTGGAAAAATTCCGCCGAGTCCTGACCGAGGCCCGCACAAACGCGATCAAGGCCGATGACATGGTGACCGTCGAATACATCAAATCCATGTACTCGAAATTCACCTCCACCATCGGAGAATCAAGCGTCAACCGCGACATCCGCCGACCCGACTGGATGCACATCATCCGCTCCCAGGCATTCGCTAACCTCTGGTATAAATCCCACCGGGCCCACGGCAACGGCCTGACCGTTGTCCGCGTCCGCGGCACCGACGAACTGCACGTTGCCGGCGACTGGCGCACGGTATTCACCGAAGGCCGCCTCACCACCCAGATGAAACAAAAAGACCAGTACCCCCTGCCGAGGAAGAGCGCCCGATAG
- a CDS encoding nuclear transport factor 2 family protein translates to MNRKLRIALPAVAASLAAGALFAPTALATPNHSGTAVASQASNREWRNERAAIGVLNIAFNEHDAKKAAEKYISARTYIQHNPNIGNGRDAFVAGITSYIKQYPDISLDFKRTITQDNLVVVESLSKFNAADRGTVEVDTFRFDVNGKIVEHWDALQPVAAQSANGNPQV, encoded by the coding sequence ATGAACCGCAAGCTTCGTATCGCCCTGCCGGCCGTCGCGGCCTCCCTCGCCGCCGGCGCCCTGTTCGCCCCGACCGCGCTTGCCACTCCGAACCACAGCGGTACGGCAGTCGCTTCCCAGGCCTCCAACCGGGAGTGGAGGAACGAGAGGGCCGCGATCGGGGTCCTGAACATCGCGTTCAACGAACACGACGCGAAGAAGGCCGCAGAGAAGTACATCAGTGCCCGCACCTACATCCAGCACAACCCGAACATCGGCAACGGCCGCGACGCGTTCGTCGCCGGAATCACCAGCTACATCAAGCAGTACCCGGACATCTCCCTGGACTTCAAGCGGACTATCACCCAGGACAACCTCGTCGTCGTGGAAAGCCTGTCCAAGTTCAATGCCGCCGACCGCGGCACCGTCGAAGTCGACACCTTCCGCTTCGACGTGAACGGCAAGATCGTCGAACACTGGGACGCGCTGCAGCCGGTCGCCGCGCAGAGCGCCAATGGCAACCCGCAGGTCTGA
- a CDS encoding AlbA family DNA-binding domain-containing protein, with the protein MAVDSMVQLVSSLAAQRPHEILGTPESEWVDFKSVPPAGPYDLSTDKGKFELAKDVAAFANASGGLIVCGFKAKKKQTELHEVAEKATPFDKKVVDSTKYKDVITEYVRPLLKVEFFWFDHPAEDSDVSGHYFVIEVPALPEADRWAMVNRGITDNGQFIKNSWTIPIRNGDTTAYLSPDEVYRLLNDGLHTRRGPAVAPTPAADRARVRETLRTAAGMEETPVLFFQSVPDHPRGLVSGMYADGGLRDILGNQDTLREAYAFNWASEHNRPEPRAGGLLLADGSRRGLQIESDGAVTGAAAANENMLGWAMEPGVPQPSRISVFVLTEITLEYFRLVDRHVLPLVDSTWTHRIVASDFTRPPARTLAPGNDPSFPLRGAPQPATSDTWNHSWQAVGNPERDAYEALSRIYSLFGLDVSTNPFVDADRVVTAKLPTKE; encoded by the coding sequence ATGGCCGTCGACAGCATGGTTCAGCTCGTCTCCTCTCTCGCCGCACAGCGGCCGCACGAGATCCTGGGCACGCCAGAGAGCGAGTGGGTCGACTTCAAGAGCGTCCCGCCCGCAGGGCCGTACGACCTGAGCACCGACAAGGGCAAGTTCGAGCTCGCCAAGGACGTCGCCGCGTTCGCGAACGCCAGCGGCGGTCTGATCGTGTGCGGCTTCAAGGCCAAGAAGAAGCAGACCGAGCTCCACGAGGTCGCGGAGAAGGCCACGCCCTTCGACAAGAAGGTGGTCGACAGCACGAAGTACAAGGACGTCATCACGGAGTACGTACGCCCGCTGCTCAAGGTGGAGTTCTTTTGGTTCGACCACCCGGCCGAGGACTCGGACGTGTCCGGGCACTATTTCGTGATCGAGGTACCGGCGCTCCCAGAGGCCGACCGGTGGGCGATGGTCAACCGGGGCATCACCGACAACGGCCAGTTCATCAAGAACAGCTGGACCATCCCGATCCGCAACGGCGACACCACCGCCTACCTCTCGCCGGATGAGGTCTACCGGCTCCTGAACGACGGCCTGCACACGCGGCGTGGGCCCGCCGTCGCGCCCACGCCGGCTGCGGACCGGGCAAGGGTCCGGGAGACCTTGCGTACCGCCGCGGGCATGGAGGAGACGCCGGTGCTCTTCTTCCAGAGCGTCCCCGACCATCCGCGCGGACTCGTCTCCGGCATGTACGCCGACGGCGGCCTCCGAGACATCCTGGGCAACCAGGACACGCTCCGTGAGGCCTACGCCTTCAACTGGGCTTCGGAACACAACCGGCCGGAACCTCGTGCTGGCGGTCTCCTGCTGGCCGACGGTTCCCGCCGTGGGCTGCAGATCGAGTCGGACGGGGCGGTCACCGGGGCCGCAGCCGCGAACGAGAACATGCTGGGCTGGGCGATGGAGCCCGGAGTCCCCCAGCCCAGCAGGATCAGCGTGTTCGTGCTGACCGAGATCACGCTGGAGTACTTCCGGCTGGTCGACCGGCACGTCCTTCCCCTGGTCGACAGCACCTGGACGCACCGGATCGTCGCCTCGGACTTCACCCGCCCACCGGCCCGTACGCTGGCCCCCGGCAACGACCCGTCCTTCCCCCTCCGAGGCGCTCCGCAGCCTGCCACAAGCGACACCTGGAACCACAGCTGGCAGGCCGTGGGCAACCCGGAACGCGACGCGTACGAGGCGCTGAGCCGCATCTACTCGCTCTTCGGCCTCGATGTCAGCACCAACCCCTTCGTCGACGCGGACCGTGTGGTCACGGCAAAACTACCGACGAAGGAATAG
- a CDS encoding DEAD/DEAH box helicase family protein: MALDWDRIGTGDSEALLRPRDIYAGLASRPWPYLRHEQGEVLDKWFERRGERDVVIKQNTGGGKTAVGLLIAQSTLNEGIGKAVYLTPDNYLVKQVREEAARLNIATTDDPYEQAFLNAQAVLVTNYQKLLNGRSAFGVVGDGKEPLDLGVVVVDDAHAALARTEDQFRLRVPAGHEAYDKLLQLFAQDLHHQSANAWSALEDKDPTALAPIPFWAWADKRDEVLKILRPHRTERVFEFVWPLLAEVLHLSTATATSAAVEIRPSCPPIDRIPSFVRARRRVYLTATLADDSALVTDFGADPVLVTKPVTPGSAADLGERMILAPVALNPNLDDEAVRVLARQFADGDQDGDGIAETEPVNVVVLVPSDRAAANWRPYAHHIWRVGDLEAGVKDLQAGHVGLVVLVNKYDGVNLPADACRLLILDQIPRPLDGVERREAVALADSTVRLAREVQRIEQGMGRGVRDGEDYCAVLLLGAKLATAIHDARHLALFSPATQAQLKLSRDIAGQIKGEGLDAVRQALRACLGRVPQWRERSRRALAEVRYAEHGTVRDEAVALREAFDLAATGRAPAAAERVQKAVNDLGDGDMALRGWLREQKAAYLHLTDPVAAQQALAGALNDNPFVLRPVNGGAPVQLKAAAVQSRAAAEFLAARYRDGVGLRLGVQALFEDVVWGEEERSDDAERAWQQLGLHLGFASTRPEKLYGTGPDNLWALSAARQAVVELKTGCTTDTIAKKDMDQLGGSVRWLNDHNAEVEAVAVMLHPSRVRDAKATAVPGMRVITPALFEKLKEAVTAYAAALASSPDRWADEQAVREQLTHHKLTGDRFFAAYSESLRA, translated from the coding sequence GTGGCGCTGGATTGGGATCGGATCGGTACGGGAGACAGCGAGGCGCTGCTGCGGCCCCGGGACATCTACGCGGGGCTGGCCAGCCGGCCGTGGCCGTACCTGCGGCATGAGCAGGGCGAGGTGCTGGACAAGTGGTTCGAGCGGCGCGGTGAACGCGATGTGGTGATCAAGCAGAACACCGGCGGGGGCAAGACGGCCGTCGGCCTGCTGATCGCGCAGAGCACCCTGAACGAGGGCATCGGCAAGGCCGTCTACCTGACCCCGGACAACTACCTCGTCAAGCAGGTCCGCGAGGAGGCCGCCAGGCTCAACATCGCCACCACGGACGATCCGTACGAGCAGGCGTTCCTCAACGCGCAGGCCGTGCTGGTGACGAACTACCAGAAGCTGCTCAACGGCAGGTCGGCCTTCGGTGTCGTCGGGGACGGCAAGGAGCCGCTCGATCTGGGCGTCGTCGTCGTCGACGACGCGCACGCCGCGCTGGCGCGGACCGAGGACCAGTTCCGGCTGCGGGTGCCCGCCGGGCACGAGGCGTACGACAAGCTGCTGCAGCTGTTCGCGCAGGACCTGCACCACCAGTCGGCGAACGCCTGGTCGGCTCTGGAGGACAAGGACCCCACCGCGTTGGCGCCGATCCCGTTCTGGGCGTGGGCCGACAAGCGCGACGAGGTGCTGAAGATCCTGCGCCCGCACCGCACGGAGCGGGTCTTCGAGTTCGTCTGGCCGCTGCTCGCGGAGGTGCTGCACCTGTCCACCGCGACGGCAACGTCGGCGGCGGTCGAGATCAGGCCCTCGTGCCCGCCGATTGACCGCATCCCGTCGTTCGTGCGCGCCCGCCGCCGGGTCTACCTGACCGCGACGCTCGCCGACGACAGCGCCCTGGTCACCGACTTCGGTGCCGACCCGGTCCTCGTCACGAAGCCCGTCACCCCGGGCAGCGCCGCCGACCTCGGTGAGCGGATGATCCTGGCCCCGGTGGCGCTCAACCCGAACCTGGATGACGAGGCCGTCCGCGTGCTGGCCCGCCAGTTCGCCGACGGGGACCAGGACGGCGACGGCATCGCCGAGACCGAGCCGGTCAACGTGGTCGTGCTGGTGCCCAGCGACCGGGCCGCCGCGAACTGGCGGCCCTACGCCCACCACATCTGGCGGGTCGGGGACCTCGAAGCGGGCGTGAAGGATCTCCAGGCCGGCCATGTGGGCCTGGTGGTACTGGTCAACAAGTACGACGGCGTCAACCTCCCGGCCGACGCCTGCCGTCTGCTGATTCTCGATCAGATCCCGCGGCCCCTGGACGGGGTGGAGCGGCGCGAGGCTGTCGCGTTGGCCGACAGCACGGTCCGTCTGGCCCGCGAGGTCCAGCGGATCGAGCAGGGCATGGGCCGCGGCGTGCGCGACGGCGAGGACTACTGCGCCGTCCTGCTGCTGGGGGCGAAACTCGCCACGGCGATCCATGACGCCCGCCACCTGGCTCTGTTCTCCCCGGCGACCCAGGCGCAGCTGAAGCTGAGCCGGGACATCGCCGGCCAGATCAAGGGCGAGGGGCTGGACGCGGTGAGGCAGGCGTTGCGGGCCTGCCTGGGGCGGGTGCCGCAGTGGCGCGAGCGCAGCCGCCGGGCGCTGGCGGAGGTGCGCTACGCCGAGCACGGGACGGTGCGGGACGAAGCCGTCGCGCTGCGCGAGGCGTTCGACCTCGCGGCCACCGGACGCGCCCCGGCCGCGGCCGAGCGGGTGCAGAAGGCGGTGAATGACCTCGGCGACGGCGACATGGCGCTGCGCGGCTGGCTGCGGGAGCAGAAGGCCGCCTACCTGCACCTCACCGACCCTGTGGCCGCCCAGCAGGCCCTGGCCGGCGCGCTGAACGACAACCCGTTCGTCCTGCGGCCCGTCAACGGCGGCGCCCCCGTCCAGCTCAAGGCGGCCGCGGTGCAGTCGCGTGCCGCCGCCGAGTTCCTGGCCGCCCGCTACCGCGACGGCGTCGGCCTCAGGCTCGGTGTGCAGGCGCTGTTCGAGGACGTGGTGTGGGGCGAGGAGGAGCGTTCCGACGACGCCGAGCGGGCCTGGCAGCAGCTCGGGCTGCATCTCGGGTTCGCCAGCACACGTCCGGAGAAGCTGTACGGCACCGGCCCGGACAACCTGTGGGCGCTCTCGGCGGCGCGGCAGGCCGTCGTCGAGCTGAAGACGGGCTGCACCACCGACACCATCGCGAAGAAGGACATGGACCAGCTCGGCGGCAGCGTCCGCTGGCTCAACGATCACAACGCCGAAGTGGAGGCCGTGGCGGTCATGCTGCACCCCAGCCGGGTCCGCGACGCCAAGGCGACCGCGGTGCCGGGCATGCGTGTCATCACCCCGGCCCTGTTCGAGAAGCTGAAGGAGGCCGTGACGGCCTACGCGGCGGCGCTCGCGAGCAGCCCGGACCGCTGGGCGGACGAACAGGCCGTCCGCGAACAGCTCACGCACCACAAGCTCACCGGCGACCGGTTCTTCGCCGCCTACTCCGAATCTCTGCGCGCCTGA
- a CDS encoding AAA family ATPase — MYVTRVQLTGIKGFSGKRAMDVKLPARGGWTVLAGRNGSGKSTLLQALALALSGPAVARSLVSDSGDWISAGSPSGHVDVRVQPDTDADSFVGKGRTPKHDFSLRMQWDRPAPEAGEQLRAPGTLQPPTMEMQGLVGEESAARGPWAQNPRGWFCAGYGPFRRLTGGSSEAQRIMRVQGPTGRMATLFHEDASLAEGVSWLIDLRLRSLETRGSTAGPLLEKVLALLQDGLLPDQYQIRGVTADGLWVAEEGRKDRFPLREMSDGYRAVAALVLDMVRQIYAVYGQLETATAGSSPVAVLAPGVVLIDEVDAHLHVIWQRKIGVWLREHFPHIQFIVSSHSPYICQAADEGGLIRLPGPDEQRPPAVVDEDLYRRVVYGSSDDAVLSELFGLETPYSRRAEEQRKRLVALERKVYAQSATREEIAEYQELSRLLTSSVQSRVAEVAARLEQDR, encoded by the coding sequence GTGTACGTCACAAGGGTCCAGCTCACGGGCATCAAGGGCTTCAGCGGGAAACGCGCCATGGACGTGAAGCTGCCTGCACGGGGCGGCTGGACGGTACTCGCGGGGCGCAACGGTTCCGGGAAGTCGACACTGCTGCAGGCTCTTGCACTGGCACTGAGCGGGCCTGCGGTCGCGCGGAGCCTGGTCTCGGACTCCGGAGACTGGATCTCGGCAGGATCCCCGTCGGGTCACGTGGACGTTCGCGTGCAACCGGACACCGACGCCGACTCGTTCGTCGGCAAGGGCCGCACGCCAAAGCACGACTTCTCGCTGCGTATGCAGTGGGACCGCCCTGCCCCGGAGGCCGGCGAACAGCTGAGGGCACCCGGGACGCTGCAACCGCCGACCATGGAGATGCAGGGCCTCGTCGGTGAGGAGAGTGCCGCACGCGGGCCGTGGGCGCAGAACCCGCGCGGGTGGTTCTGCGCCGGCTACGGGCCCTTCCGAAGGCTCACAGGCGGCTCCAGCGAGGCCCAGAGGATCATGCGCGTGCAGGGGCCGACGGGGCGGATGGCCACACTGTTCCACGAGGATGCCTCGCTCGCGGAAGGGGTGTCGTGGCTGATCGATCTGCGTCTGAGGTCGCTGGAGACACGCGGCAGTACCGCCGGGCCGCTGCTGGAGAAGGTTCTGGCTCTGCTGCAGGACGGGCTGCTGCCGGACCAGTACCAGATCAGAGGAGTCACGGCGGACGGGCTGTGGGTGGCCGAAGAGGGCCGCAAGGACCGTTTTCCGCTGCGGGAGATGAGCGATGGCTACCGTGCGGTGGCTGCCTTGGTGCTCGACATGGTCCGGCAGATCTACGCCGTCTACGGCCAGTTGGAGACAGCTACGGCCGGAAGCAGCCCTGTCGCGGTCCTGGCGCCCGGAGTAGTGCTGATCGACGAAGTGGACGCGCACCTGCACGTCATCTGGCAGCGGAAGATCGGTGTCTGGCTGCGTGAGCACTTCCCGCACATCCAGTTCATTGTCTCCAGCCACAGTCCCTACATCTGCCAGGCAGCCGACGAGGGCGGTCTGATCCGCCTGCCGGGACCCGACGAACAGCGGCCACCGGCAGTGGTGGATGAGGATCTCTACCGCCGCGTCGTGTACGGCAGCAGTGACGACGCGGTCCTCTCGGAACTCTTCGGCCTCGAGACTCCCTACTCACGCCGGGCCGAGGAGCAGCGGAAACGGCTGGTGGCGCTGGAACGCAAGGTCTATGCCCAGTCGGCGACGCGGGAGGAGATCGCCGAGTACCAGGAGCTGAGCCGGCTGCTGACAAGCTCGGTACAGAGCCGGGTTGCCGAGGTGGCGGCCCGGCTGGAGCAGGACCGGTGA
- a CDS encoding toll/interleukin-1 receptor domain-containing protein, with translation MNDEVAKHVFISYVREDSDQVDGLCAVLEAAQIPYWRDRKDLGPGDAWRAKIRAAVRDRSLVFLACFSDSSRAKDKSYMNEELALAVEEFRQMPPGRVWLIPVRLDAGDVPDWDLGAGRVLSDLNYSDLFGKDHMAHAARLVTTISRLLGEKRPDPATALAAVEQAASADRADLLKRLTKEMLLEPSRRIELDDLVSQEVQRVLAVLKDTGRLTGPLDGTNEEQIVRIAEEAQDLWTLSEPFCASLQVASRWGTPESLTPWTSGIRSFVAAATKPESGKAALIELRHLPGMVGIMTAALACASSGNWASLKSLVVDPSVRDKYEQKPTPIIEATDPHKPFGGSASLVANALARATTTGRDLDEALKDFTERRDGMYHTPVAEWLHHVLRPIFSDQWPDDDAYSAEFDRAEAVLGLLAQDVVNVRAAANPQKPSWSRSHWYGRSTWRSESHGNAVADLVHEDETQGAQWGPLTSGLFGGDKDRARAALEAYQTTFNKIASQQF, from the coding sequence ATGAACGACGAAGTAGCCAAACACGTCTTCATCTCCTACGTCCGTGAGGACTCGGATCAGGTGGACGGCCTCTGCGCTGTCCTGGAGGCGGCCCAGATCCCGTACTGGCGCGACCGCAAGGACCTCGGGCCGGGCGATGCCTGGAGAGCCAAGATCCGGGCGGCGGTCAGAGACAGATCACTCGTCTTCCTGGCCTGCTTCTCGGACAGCTCCCGGGCCAAGGACAAGTCCTACATGAACGAGGAACTCGCCCTCGCCGTCGAGGAGTTCCGCCAGATGCCACCCGGACGCGTCTGGCTGATCCCTGTGAGACTCGACGCGGGCGACGTCCCCGACTGGGACCTGGGGGCAGGACGTGTGCTGAGCGACCTCAACTACTCGGACCTGTTCGGCAAGGACCACATGGCCCACGCGGCCAGGCTCGTCACCACGATCAGTCGCCTGCTCGGTGAGAAAAGGCCCGACCCGGCTACCGCCCTCGCCGCCGTCGAGCAGGCAGCCTCCGCGGACCGGGCGGACCTTCTCAAGCGACTCACCAAGGAGATGCTCCTCGAACCCTCACGGCGCATTGAGTTGGACGACCTGGTCTCGCAGGAAGTCCAGCGTGTGCTCGCAGTCCTCAAAGACACGGGCCGGCTGACCGGACCGCTGGACGGCACGAACGAGGAGCAGATCGTTCGTATCGCCGAGGAGGCACAAGACCTTTGGACCCTCTCCGAGCCGTTCTGTGCGTCGCTTCAGGTGGCGTCTCGTTGGGGAACGCCCGAATCGTTGACGCCGTGGACGAGTGGCATTCGCTCCTTCGTCGCGGCGGCGACCAAACCGGAGAGCGGGAAGGCGGCGCTCATCGAACTCCGCCACCTCCCGGGCATGGTTGGCATCATGACCGCCGCGCTCGCGTGCGCATCGAGCGGCAACTGGGCCAGCCTCAAGTCACTCGTCGTCGACCCGTCGGTCAGGGACAAGTACGAGCAGAAGCCGACACCCATCATCGAAGCAACCGATCCGCACAAGCCGTTCGGCGGCTCCGCGAGCTTGGTTGCCAATGCCCTCGCCCGCGCCACCACGACGGGAAGGGACTTGGACGAGGCGTTGAAGGACTTCACGGAACGCAGGGACGGCATGTACCACACGCCGGTTGCCGAGTGGCTGCATCACGTCCTTCGCCCGATCTTCTCGGACCAGTGGCCAGACGATGACGCGTACAGCGCGGAGTTCGACCGGGCCGAAGCGGTGCTCGGGTTGCTCGCCCAAGACGTGGTGAACGTGCGTGCGGCCGCAAACCCGCAGAAGCCGTCGTGGAGCCGCTCCCACTGGTACGGGCGGTCGACCTGGCGGTCCGAGAGCCACGGCAACGCAGTTGCCGACCTCGTGCACGAGGACGAGACTCAAGGTGCCCAATGGGGCCCTCTCACCAGTGGGTTGTTCGGCGGCGACAAGGACCGCGCCCGGGCTGCACTAGAGGCCTACCAGACGACCTTCAACAAAATCGCGAGCCAGCAGTTCTAG